A part of Dehalogenimonas sp. W genomic DNA contains:
- a CDS encoding protease inhibitor I42 family protein translates to MKKRLLIFSVSAVAVLLVGILIASRPAAVIEVTQSDMEQAAESQDGLIIRDVIVSQGDTFTIKLYAAGSAGMRWSVSFTNPAVARQDGAREFTGGFIFGGRGGEEWTFKAVGVGTAVISMSYASVGVFDTPPPVINRLKINVTVE, encoded by the coding sequence ATGAAGAAACGACTCCTGATCTTCTCAGTATCCGCCGTTGCAGTCCTGCTGGTTGGCATCTTAATCGCTTCACGCCCCGCCGCCGTCATTGAAGTAACCCAGTCGGACATGGAACAAGCGGCAGAGTCCCAGGACGGTCTGATAATTCGAGATGTTATCGTCTCCCAGGGCGACACATTTACTATAAAACTATACGCCGCCGGCAGTGCTGGAATGCGTTGGAGTGTTAGTTTCACCAATCCGGCAGTTGCCAGACAGGACGGTGCGCGGGAATTCACCGGGGGATTCATCTTCGGTGGTCGGGGCGGCGAGGAATGGACTTTTAAGGCGGTTGGAGTCGGTACCGCCGTGATCTCCATGTCATACGCCTCGGTAGGCGTCTTTGACACCCCACCGCCGGTTATCAATAGACTAAAGATCAACGTGACTGTGGAATAA
- a CDS encoding ABC transporter permease, producing MNKLIIANFKQFLRDKTAVFFTFAFPLIFIFLFGMVFSGSDELNYNIRLVVEDDSHIAQGLNEAFSSVPIFTISEGELDASLDTLKNGDLTAVIRIPANIEETIGTGGTAALTIYHDPSQTQTAQIILPVVRQIVDEFNRQLTQAPILITVSEESILADSFRFIDFFVPGILAMSIMQSGLFGILPLVEWREKKVLKRLGVTPLSRSTVVISQLVFRLVLAVIQAAILLGIAYAVFGVPILGSIFLLLGLVVLGTLVFISLGYVVAARVKTVEGATPIVNLISFPMMFLSGVFFPVDMMPEFIRPVITAMPLTYLADSFRQVMVESAPLYPLSTDILVLLGWLVVCLILTIRFFKWE from the coding sequence ATGAACAAACTTATCATCGCCAATTTTAAACAGTTTCTGCGTGATAAAACCGCCGTCTTTTTCACTTTCGCCTTCCCGTTGATTTTCATCTTCCTGTTCGGCATGGTTTTCAGCGGTTCCGACGAACTCAACTACAATATCAGGCTGGTCGTTGAAGATGATTCCCACATCGCTCAGGGTTTGAACGAAGCTTTTTCATCGGTGCCCATCTTCACCATATCCGAAGGCGAACTTGACGCCTCTCTTGATACCCTCAAAAACGGCGATCTGACAGCCGTAATCCGGATTCCGGCGAATATTGAGGAAACCATCGGCACCGGCGGCACCGCGGCGCTGACCATTTATCATGACCCCTCCCAAACCCAGACAGCGCAGATAATCCTGCCGGTTGTCCGGCAGATTGTTGATGAATTCAATCGTCAGTTGACCCAGGCACCGATTCTCATCACCGTTTCGGAAGAATCCATCCTGGCCGACAGTTTCCGTTTCATTGATTTCTTCGTCCCCGGCATCCTGGCCATGTCTATCATGCAGAGCGGCCTGTTCGGCATTCTGCCGCTGGTTGAATGGCGGGAAAAGAAAGTTCTCAAACGCCTGGGGGTCACGCCGTTAAGCCGCTCCACCGTGGTTATCAGTCAGCTGGTCTTTCGGTTGGTGCTGGCCGTAATCCAGGCGGCGATTCTGCTTGGCATTGCCTATGCCGTTTTCGGTGTCCCCATCCTGGGCAGTATATTCCTGTTGCTCGGACTGGTTGTCCTGGGAACCCTGGTCTTTATCAGTCTGGGCTATGTCGTTGCCGCCCGCGTTAAGACCGTTGAAGGCGCCACCCCCATTGTTAATCTCATATCCTTCCCCATGATGTTCCTATCCGGTGTCTTCTTCCCGGTGGACATGATGCCGGAATTCATTCGCCCGGTCATTACCGCCATGCCGCTGACCTATCTGGCCGACAGTTTCCGCCAGGTGATGGTGGAATCAGCGCCGCTGTATCCCCTGTCAACCGATATTCTGGTGTTGCTGGGCTGGCTGGTCGTCTGTCTAATTCTAACCATCCGCTTCTTTAAGTGGGAGTAA
- a CDS encoding ABC transporter ATP-binding protein, with protein sequence MVIKVENLVKVYGPIRAVDGLSFEVRQGEVFGMLGPNGAGKTTTVEIIEGLRKPDSGKVTVLGMDSARASNAIKQRIGAQLQTPALMPSLTVEELLDVFSAFYTRTLPVNELLDMLSLTESRKVLVKNLSGGQLQRLSVAMALINDPEIAFLDEPTTGLDPQVRRGMWQVIEDMKAKGKTIFLTTHYMEEAERLCDRIAIVDHGKIIALDTPRGLINSNFHEKAIQFELEPRPSEAELLKFPGAISVAVDLNEVVIYTDNVPVTMSAVLKYAEDHNLTSMLQDLHVRQASLEDVFLKLTGRKIRE encoded by the coding sequence TTGGTCATTAAAGTAGAAAATCTTGTCAAGGTCTACGGCCCCATCCGCGCCGTGGACGGTCTTAGTTTTGAAGTCAGACAAGGTGAAGTTTTCGGTATGCTTGGTCCCAATGGGGCCGGCAAAACCACCACGGTTGAAATAATTGAAGGCCTCCGCAAACCGGATTCCGGTAAAGTCACCGTTCTCGGCATGGACTCGGCCAGGGCTTCCAACGCTATCAAGCAGCGTATCGGCGCACAGCTCCAGACTCCGGCGCTGATGCCGTCGCTTACGGTGGAAGAACTGCTGGATGTTTTCTCGGCTTTCTATACCCGCACCCTGCCGGTCAATGAGCTTCTGGACATGCTCTCGCTGACCGAAAGCCGCAAAGTACTGGTAAAAAACCTTTCCGGCGGGCAGCTGCAACGCCTGTCGGTGGCCATGGCACTCATCAATGACCCGGAAATCGCTTTTCTGGACGAGCCCACCACCGGCCTGGATCCCCAGGTTCGGCGCGGCATGTGGCAGGTCATTGAGGATATGAAAGCCAAGGGCAAGACTATATTCTTAACCACCCATTACATGGAAGAAGCGGAACGATTATGTGACCGCATCGCTATCGTTGATCACGGCAAGATTATTGCGCTGGACACCCCCCGGGGGCTGATTAACAGTAATTTCCATGAGAAAGCCATCCAGTTTGAACTTGAACCCCGGCCGTCCGAGGCGGAATTATTGAAGTTTCCCGGCGCCATCAGTGTCGCCGTTGATCTCAATGAAGTGGTTATTTACACCGACAATGTGCCGGTCACCATGTCGGCCGTATTGAAATACGCCGAGGACCACAACCTGACCTCCATGCTGCAAGACCTCCATGTCCGGCAGGCTTCACTGGAAGATGTCTTTTTGAAATTAACCGGTCGGAAGATCAGGGAATAG
- the hpt gene encoding hypoxanthine phosphoribosyltransferase has product MVDTKQTSVYNAGVPELKLLYTRHDIEVRIKQLASRISDDYNGRSPLVIGVLKGAVIFLADLVREIELPLEIDFIGMSSYGSDTTTCGQAVVTSNPTAALDGRDIIIVEDIVDTGICLKALREYLASRHPASVRVCALLDKPSRRRVPVAVDYAGFEIPDKFVVGYGLDCAQRYRNLPAIYTLEDNDVREY; this is encoded by the coding sequence ATGGTGGACACAAAACAGACCAGTGTTTATAATGCCGGTGTGCCTGAACTTAAATTACTGTACACTCGTCATGACATTGAAGTCAGGATCAAACAACTGGCCTCGCGCATATCCGATGATTATAACGGCCGTTCGCCCCTGGTCATCGGCGTGCTGAAGGGGGCGGTTATTTTCCTGGCCGACCTGGTCCGGGAAATAGAGCTGCCGCTGGAAATTGATTTTATCGGCATGTCCAGCTACGGCAGTGATACAACCACCTGCGGCCAGGCAGTGGTGACCAGTAATCCAACCGCGGCGTTGGACGGCCGGGACATTATCATTGTGGAAGATATTGTTGATACCGGTATTTGTTTGAAGGCTTTGCGGGAATACCTGGCCAGCCGGCATCCGGCCTCGGTCAGGGTCTGCGCCCTATTGGACAAACCATCGCGACGGCGGGTGCCGGTAGCGGTGGACTATGCCGGGTTTGAGATACCCGACAAGTTCGTCGTCGGTTATGGCCTGGATTGTGCGCAGCGTTACCGTAACCTGCCGGCTATCTACACTCTGGAGGATAACGATGTCCGTGAATATTGA
- the ade gene encoding adenine deaminase encodes MSVNIEKLNRRIKVARREAPADLLLQNARVVNVFNGEIEKASVAICDGIIAGVGEYDAAAEIIDLEGRFLLPGFIDGHTHIESSMLDIGEYARAVTARGTTGLVTDLHELVNVTGIEGIRYILEASRHLPLDIKVMAPSCVPATHLESSGAVLDVDSVTDVLKMPGVIGLGEMMNFPGVLFGDSQVLGKVTAAADKIIDGHAPGVTGFDLNAYAGAGIGSDHESTRLAEASEKLARGLHIMIREGSTEKNLEELLPLVTAQTSRRCMFVVDDRSCADLKRDGDMDAIVRKAIRLGLDPVTAIQLATLNPAEYFGFKQVGAIAPGYRANLLVTDDLRVLDIKQVFFNGRLIANDGQALFEVTPKAPEALRRSMQVKPFDRKSLEPDLRDGPAPVIGLVPGQIVTRYLKEKITAIPDLNRDILKMVVVERHHGTGNIGIGLVKGFGLSGGALASSVAHDSHNIICVGTSDEEIQKAVQEVIRMGGGLTVVRDGKVLASLALPIAGLMSDRPLDEVVAGFEHLEAAALLTGVSAPAPFAALSFLALPVIPELKLTDLGLVDVGAFALIGKQV; translated from the coding sequence ATGTCCGTGAATATTGAAAAACTGAACCGCCGGATAAAGGTTGCCCGGAGAGAGGCCCCGGCCGACCTGTTGCTCCAAAATGCCCGGGTGGTCAATGTCTTTAACGGAGAGATAGAAAAAGCCTCCGTGGCGATTTGCGACGGCATCATTGCCGGCGTGGGGGAATATGACGCCGCCGCAGAAATAATTGATCTTGAAGGCCGGTTTTTGTTGCCGGGCTTTATTGACGGTCATACCCATATTGAAAGCTCAATGCTGGATATCGGTGAGTATGCCCGGGCGGTCACGGCGCGCGGCACGACCGGTTTGGTAACCGACTTGCACGAACTGGTTAATGTCACCGGTATTGAAGGAATACGCTATATTCTGGAGGCGTCGCGCCATTTGCCGCTGGATATCAAGGTGATGGCGCCTTCCTGTGTGCCGGCGACGCATCTGGAGAGCAGCGGTGCGGTGCTGGACGTTGACAGCGTGACTGACGTGCTTAAAATGCCCGGTGTAATCGGTCTGGGTGAGATGATGAATTTCCCCGGCGTGCTGTTCGGCGACAGCCAGGTATTGGGGAAGGTTACGGCAGCGGCCGATAAAATTATTGACGGCCATGCCCCCGGTGTTACCGGATTTGACTTGAACGCCTATGCCGGCGCCGGCATTGGTTCCGATCATGAATCCACCAGATTGGCTGAAGCCAGCGAAAAACTAGCGCGCGGACTTCACATAATGATAAGGGAAGGTTCCACGGAAAAAAATCTGGAGGAACTGCTGCCGCTGGTAACAGCCCAGACCAGCCGCCGGTGCATGTTTGTGGTGGACGACCGGAGCTGCGCCGACCTCAAGCGGGATGGGGACATGGACGCTATCGTCCGCAAAGCCATCCGGCTGGGACTGGACCCGGTTACGGCCATTCAATTGGCGACATTGAACCCGGCGGAATATTTCGGATTCAAGCAGGTCGGGGCGATTGCCCCGGGATACCGGGCGAATCTGCTGGTAACGGATGACCTGCGGGTATTAGATATCAAACAGGTATTTTTTAATGGCCGCCTGATTGCAAATGATGGTCAGGCCTTGTTTGAAGTTACACCCAAGGCTCCCGAAGCCTTGAGGCGCAGCATGCAGGTCAAGCCGTTTGACCGAAAATCACTGGAACCTGACCTGAGGGACGGACCGGCGCCGGTTATCGGTTTGGTGCCGGGACAGATTGTCACCCGGTATTTGAAAGAAAAAATAACGGCGATACCTGATCTCAACCGGGATATTTTGAAAATGGTGGTAGTGGAAAGACACCATGGTACCGGTAATATCGGTATCGGACTGGTCAAGGGGTTCGGCCTGTCCGGCGGCGCCCTGGCTTCTTCGGTCGCCCATGATTCGCACAATATTATCTGCGTCGGTACTTCCGATGAGGAGATACAGAAGGCGGTTCAGGAAGTCATCCGGATGGGCGGCGGTTTAACGGTAGTCCGGGACGGGAAAGTACTGGCTTCTCTGGCTTTACCGATTGCCGGACTGATGTCCGACCGGCCGCTGGATGAGGTGGTGGCGGGATTTGAACATTTGGAAGCCGCGGCCTTACTAACCGGCGTCAGCGCTCCGGCGCCGTTCGCCGCGCTGTCCTTTCTGGCTTTGCCGGTAATCCCCGAACTTAAACTGACCGACCTGGGTCTGGTAGATGTCGGCGCCTTCGCACTAATTGGAAAGCAGGTATAA
- a CDS encoding phosphoribosyltransferase family protein, whose product MVFRAPAPQPLFENRFDAGKQLAEKLTAYKNEPAIVLAIPNGGLPVGLQVALALGVDLDVVIARKIPIPLRPEGGFGAVADDGTTIFNNDIIKSVGLTQSQINYQVAKVRNDIQQRSLAFRGPNRSLSVVTGKTALIVDDGLASGYTMMAAVESVRRRRPARIVVAVPVASEMAVRTVEKVADRVITVHTALVPKFYVSYYYRFWHEMKDDDGLKCVREWEIRRYKPNLKSINKPL is encoded by the coding sequence ATGGTTTTTCGCGCACCAGCCCCCCAGCCTTTGTTTGAAAACCGCTTTGATGCCGGCAAACAACTGGCCGAGAAATTGACGGCATATAAAAATGAACCGGCCATTGTGCTGGCGATACCTAACGGCGGCTTACCGGTGGGTTTGCAGGTAGCCCTGGCACTGGGAGTGGACCTTGATGTCGTTATTGCGCGTAAGATTCCCATTCCGCTGCGGCCTGAGGGCGGGTTCGGCGCGGTGGCTGATGATGGTACCACCATTTTTAATAACGACATTATCAAATCCGTGGGCCTGACCCAGTCTCAGATTAACTACCAGGTGGCCAAAGTGCGCAATGATATCCAGCAACGCTCCCTGGCCTTTCGCGGCCCGAACCGGTCGCTGTCAGTGGTGACCGGCAAGACGGCACTTATCGTTGACGATGGTCTGGCTTCGGGTTACACCATGATGGCGGCGGTGGAGTCGGTCCGGCGGCGGCGGCCTGCCCGTATCGTGGTGGCGGTGCCGGTGGCTTCAGAAATGGCGGTGCGGACGGTGGAAAAGGTGGCCGACCGGGTAATCACCGTCCATACAGCGCTGGTGCCCAAGTTTTACGTGTCCTATTACTATCGGTTCTGGCACGAAATGAAAGACGACGACGGGCTGAAATGTGTGCGGGAATGGGAAATCCGGCGCTACAAGCCTAACCTTAAATCCATCAACAAGCCGCTGTAA
- a CDS encoding pseudouridine synthase, producing MRKTRSSPVAAPGLTLLKALRDAGAGSRRELAEAIKKGQVTVNDIPAEGYNLELANGDIVKLNDQIIELTGTSANKIYLILNKPLGIISTTDDPQGRTTVLDLIPESYRRYQLFPVGRLDENTTGLILLTNDGELTHRLTHPSFGVEKEYLVAINGALTVTDFEKVKEGIVLDDGLSAPAMIHPVLKAPYNYRVIIHEGRKRIVRRLFAALGHQVRILKRIRIGSIELRDLKEGNYRRLSPSEIQRLTRTAAQPPKPNSGLKPGTARSR from the coding sequence ATGAGAAAAACCAGATCATCACCTGTTGCCGCCCCTGGTCTGACGCTGTTGAAAGCTCTTCGCGATGCCGGCGCCGGTTCCCGGCGGGAGCTGGCGGAAGCCATAAAAAAAGGACAGGTCACCGTCAACGATATTCCCGCTGAAGGTTATAACCTGGAGCTGGCCAACGGAGACATCGTCAAGCTGAACGACCAGATTATTGAACTCACCGGCACCAGCGCCAACAAAATCTACCTGATTCTCAATAAACCGCTGGGCATTATCTCCACCACCGATGATCCGCAGGGGCGGACCACCGTGCTTGATCTGATACCGGAAAGTTATCGCCGTTACCAGTTGTTTCCGGTCGGACGCCTGGATGAAAATACCACCGGGCTGATACTGCTGACCAATGACGGCGAACTGACCCACCGGCTGACCCACCCCAGCTTCGGCGTGGAAAAAGAGTATCTGGTCGCCATCAACGGCGCCCTGACGGTCACCGATTTTGAAAAAGTGAAAGAAGGCATTGTCCTGGATGACGGTCTGAGTGCTCCGGCCATGATTCATCCGGTATTGAAAGCCCCTTACAATTACCGTGTTATCATTCACGAAGGCCGTAAGCGCATCGTCAGGCGTTTGTTCGCCGCGCTGGGCCACCAGGTAAGAATATTGAAGCGGATCAGAATCGGCTCAATTGAGTTAAGAGATTTGAAGGAAGGTAACTACCGCCGTCTGTCGCCTTCAGAGATTCAGCGTTTGACCCGCACCGCCGCCCAGCCGCCTAAACCAAACTCAGGGCTAAAACCCGGTACCGCCCGAAGCCGTTGA
- a CDS encoding exonuclease SbcCD subunit D, with amino-acid sequence MKIIHFADLHLGVETYGRPDADSGLNTRFLDFLAAFDKLVTYAVAEKVDLVLFCGDAFKSRDPSQTQQREFARRIRQLADNNIPVFLLIGNHDLPAASGRATSTEIYDILRISRVTVAAKPGIYRIATASGDIQIAALPWPRKGALEVKAQNDDRPLSAEGLKAGIEAILSAKVERMAAELDPSLPAVLAAHIWVDGARLGSEKSLVLGNEPTVMLGNIASPKFDYVALGHLHKRQVLNETPPVVYAGGLERLDFGEEKDDKGFYEVELTTGSAIKKVNYRFHRLDGRRFLTLEKTLGADCLDPTAEVLALIEANRELIMNSVVQLKLRLPESIAPALRESDIKSALKGAHYFAVSRLIERENRSRYGVAEAEALSPRKALEQYLDVQAITGTRRTELLQHADILLAEVSNS; translated from the coding sequence ATGAAGATTATCCATTTTGCGGACCTGCATCTGGGGGTGGAAACCTATGGCCGTCCCGACGCCGACAGCGGCCTTAACACCCGTTTCCTGGATTTTCTGGCGGCGTTTGATAAGCTGGTGACGTATGCCGTCGCTGAAAAAGTGGACCTGGTTTTATTCTGCGGTGATGCCTTCAAAAGCCGGGACCCGTCCCAGACTCAGCAGCGGGAATTCGCGCGCCGTATCCGCCAACTGGCCGATAATAATATCCCGGTTTTTCTGCTGATCGGTAATCACGATCTTCCGGCAGCTTCCGGGCGCGCTACGTCAACCGAAATTTACGATATCTTGCGCATCTCCAGAGTCACTGTGGCTGCCAAACCTGGTATCTACCGCATTGCCACCGCTTCCGGCGATATCCAGATAGCTGCCTTGCCCTGGCCCCGCAAAGGCGCGCTGGAGGTTAAAGCCCAGAATGATGATCGTCCCTTGTCGGCGGAAGGCCTGAAGGCCGGTATTGAAGCCATCTTATCAGCCAAGGTTGAACGCATGGCGGCGGAACTGGATCCGTCATTACCAGCGGTGCTGGCCGCCCACATCTGGGTGGACGGGGCCCGCCTCGGGTCGGAAAAATCACTAGTGCTTGGCAATGAACCGACAGTCATGCTGGGCAATATCGCATCTCCCAAATTTGATTATGTCGCCCTGGGTCATCTTCACAAGCGACAGGTGCTTAATGAAACGCCGCCGGTAGTTTATGCCGGCGGGCTGGAGCGCCTGGATTTCGGTGAAGAGAAAGACGATAAGGGCTTTTATGAGGTTGAATTGACTACCGGATCCGCTATAAAAAAAGTAAATTATCGGTTTCACCGCCTTGACGGCCGCAGGTTTCTCACCCTGGAGAAAACCCTTGGTGCAGACTGTCTGGATCCCACGGCGGAAGTGTTGGCATTGATTGAAGCCAACCGGGAACTGATTATGAACTCCGTCGTGCAGCTAAAATTACGGCTACCCGAGTCCATCGCCCCGGCCCTCCGTGAATCGGATATTAAAAGTGCGCTCAAGGGTGCCCATTATTTTGCCGTTTCCCGCCTGATTGAACGGGAAAACCGGAGCCGGTACGGCGTTGCTGAGGCTGAAGCACTGTCGCCCCGAAAAGCTCTGGAACAGTATCTGGACGTCCAGGCAATTACCGGCACCCGCCGGACGGAACTGCTGCAGCATGCGGACATATTGCTGGCTGAGGTTTCAAACTCATGA
- a CDS encoding glycine--tRNA ligase has translation MDKIVSLSRRRGFVFQSSEIYGGQGGCWDYGPLGVQLKNNIKQAWWQSIIQERDDVVGVDSSILMNPRVWEASGHVTGFSDPMCDCLKCKMRWRPEDFEGTVCPSCGGELTAPRQFNLMFKTFMGPVEDTAAVVYLRPETAQGIFVNFENVLNTTRKKLPFGIAQIGKSFRNEITTGNFIFRSREFEQMELEYFVKPGTDEYWHDHWLQTRLDWYASLGMNPANLRLRAHCDSELAHYAKACSDIQYLFPMGWSELEGIANRCDFDLKQHSEHSGKKLEYFDEETKEHITPYVIEPSAGVDRSVLAFLIDAYTEEPDKDEIRSVLKLHPRLAPFKAAVLPLSKKEPLANLSKEVYASLRKAWMVTYDDAQSIGRRYRRQDEIGTPYCITVDFDSLNDNQVTIRERDSMTQVRIPIAEIKAYLFPRLKGELK, from the coding sequence ATGGATAAAATTGTATCGCTCAGCCGCCGGCGCGGCTTTGTCTTTCAGTCCAGTGAAATTTACGGCGGCCAGGGCGGTTGCTGGGATTACGGCCCCTTGGGCGTCCAGCTCAAGAACAACATCAAACAGGCCTGGTGGCAATCCATTATTCAGGAGCGCGATGACGTTGTCGGTGTGGATTCCTCCATCCTGATGAACCCCCGCGTCTGGGAAGCCTCCGGTCACGTCACCGGCTTTTCGGATCCCATGTGTGACTGCCTCAAGTGCAAAATGCGCTGGCGACCGGAGGATTTTGAGGGCACTGTCTGCCCTTCCTGCGGTGGAGAATTGACCGCGCCGCGTCAGTTTAATTTGATGTTCAAAACCTTTATGGGCCCGGTGGAAGATACCGCTGCCGTCGTCTATTTGCGGCCGGAAACCGCTCAGGGCATCTTCGTTAATTTTGAGAATGTGCTGAATACCACCCGTAAAAAACTGCCTTTCGGCATCGCCCAAATCGGCAAGAGCTTTCGTAATGAAATCACCACCGGCAATTTCATCTTTCGCTCCCGGGAGTTTGAACAGATGGAACTGGAGTATTTCGTCAAACCGGGCACCGATGAATACTGGCACGATCACTGGCTCCAGACCCGGCTTGACTGGTATGCCTCTCTGGGTATGAATCCGGCTAATCTGAGGTTGCGGGCGCATTGCGACAGCGAGCTGGCCCATTATGCCAAAGCCTGCTCTGACATCCAGTATCTGTTCCCCATGGGTTGGAGCGAGTTGGAAGGCATTGCCAACCGTTGTGATTTTGACCTCAAGCAACACTCGGAGCACAGCGGCAAGAAGCTGGAATATTTTGATGAAGAAACCAAAGAACACATCACTCCTTACGTCATTGAGCCGTCAGCGGGGGTTGATCGCTCAGTGCTGGCGTTCCTGATTGATGCCTATACCGAGGAGCCGGATAAGGATGAGATCCGCTCCGTGCTGAAGCTGCATCCCCGCCTCGCTCCGTTCAAGGCCGCCGTACTGCCGCTGTCCAAGAAGGAACCGCTGGCTAATCTGTCAAAGGAAGTCTATGCCTCGCTCCGCAAAGCCTGGATGGTGACCTATGATGATGCCCAGAGCATCGGCCGTCGCTACCGGCGTCAGGATGAGATCGGTACGCCCTACTGTATTACGGTGGACTTTGACTCCCTCAATGATAATCAGGTCACTATTCGTGAGCGGGACTCCATGACCCAGGTCCGCATCCCCATTGCGGAGATTAAAGCCTACCTCTTCCCCCGTCTCAAAGGTGAGCTAAAATAG
- a CDS encoding sodium:proton antiporter produces MTEHIMSGLTLILVLGIAAQVVGWYTRIPSIVILIGAGLLAGPVFGWLQPEAVFGDLLTPFISLSVAIILFEGGLSLKLEEIKRTARVVTRLITLGVVLTWVVGALGAWWLLGLDWAPAILLSAILVISGPTVIMPLLRHLRLRGDIGPILKWEGILIDPIGATLALLVFGVILAGGPEEAVLQGLTTLVVTLLVGVILGGASGLLITQLLRRFLIPDFLQIPVVLAVVIGAFLVSDLIQPDSGLFTAVIMGAVLANQKQVSVEHIVDFKETLGLILISLLFITLSATIDIQAIRPLAGGILLFSLLLIFLARPLSVFIAGWRSKLKWRDKILLSAVAPRGIVSASVASVFGFRLAEQGFADADILLPITFAVIIITVISSSTLATVATRVFKISKPNPQGVVFIGGQIWVRDIATILEELKIQTCIIDHSKSNIAYARRKKLKAYYGNALSPGIADNLGFSDYGRVLSMTSNDNVNHLAALQFSKEFGSANTYLLPPENLPASKKAAHLKSHLPGRVLFDDRAGYETINDLYLEGARIKTTNLTADYPFKAFLSDHKKAIPLFLVSASAELTVITPDTDLENKAVTTLVALVS; encoded by the coding sequence TTGACCGAACACATCATGTCCGGCCTGACCCTCATTCTGGTACTGGGCATCGCCGCTCAGGTTGTCGGCTGGTATACCCGTATCCCCTCAATCGTGATTTTGATCGGTGCCGGTTTGCTGGCCGGTCCGGTTTTCGGCTGGCTGCAACCCGAGGCTGTTTTCGGTGACCTCTTAACTCCTTTTATTTCTCTTTCGGTGGCCATCATTCTTTTTGAAGGCGGACTCAGCCTCAAACTGGAGGAAATCAAGCGCACCGCCAGGGTGGTTACCAGGTTGATTACGCTGGGGGTAGTCCTCACCTGGGTGGTCGGAGCTCTCGGTGCCTGGTGGCTATTGGGTCTGGACTGGGCGCCGGCAATCCTGTTATCCGCCATTCTGGTCATCAGCGGCCCGACAGTCATTATGCCGCTGCTGCGCCATTTACGCCTGCGGGGCGATATCGGCCCCATTCTCAAATGGGAAGGTATTCTTATTGACCCGATAGGAGCCACCCTGGCGCTGCTGGTTTTCGGCGTGATTCTGGCCGGCGGCCCGGAAGAAGCGGTGCTGCAGGGCCTGACGACGCTTGTCGTTACTCTCCTGGTCGGGGTCATCCTCGGCGGCGCCAGCGGATTGCTGATTACACAACTGCTGCGCCGTTTTCTTATCCCGGATTTCCTGCAGATTCCGGTGGTGCTGGCCGTAGTCATCGGAGCCTTTCTGGTATCTGATTTGATTCAGCCGGATTCAGGTTTATTTACCGCCGTCATCATGGGTGCCGTTCTCGCCAATCAGAAGCAGGTAAGTGTTGAGCACATCGTGGATTTCAAGGAAACCCTGGGGCTGATACTGATTTCACTATTGTTCATTACCCTTTCGGCCACCATTGATATCCAGGCCATCAGGCCGCTGGCGGGCGGCATCCTGTTGTTCAGCCTGTTGCTAATTTTTCTGGCCCGGCCGCTGTCGGTATTTATCGCCGGCTGGCGGTCAAAGTTGAAATGGCGGGATAAAATATTACTGAGTGCTGTCGCCCCCCGAGGTATCGTGTCCGCCTCCGTGGCTTCGGTATTCGGCTTCAGACTTGCTGAACAAGGTTTTGCCGATGCAGACATATTGTTGCCGATAACCTTTGCCGTCATCATAATCACCGTTATCTCCTCCAGCACCCTGGCCACCGTGGCCACCCGCGTGTTCAAAATATCCAAACCGAATCCTCAGGGCGTCGTCTTTATCGGCGGCCAAATCTGGGTGCGGGACATCGCCACTATTCTGGAAGAATTAAAAATTCAAACCTGCATTATTGACCACAGCAAATCTAATATTGCCTACGCCCGGCGTAAAAAACTCAAAGCCTATTACGGCAATGCCCTGTCGCCGGGTATTGCCGATAACCTGGGATTCAGTGATTACGGCCGGGTACTCTCCATGACTTCCAATGATAACGTAAACCACCTGGCAGCCCTGCAATTCAGTAAGGAATTTGGCTCGGCCAATACTTACCTGTTGCCGCCGGAAAACCTGCCGGCTTCTAAAAAAGCAGCCCATTTAAAAAGCCACCTGCCCGGCCGGGTTCTATTTGACGACCGAGCCGGTTATGAAACCATCAATGACCTGTATCTTGAAGGCGCCAGGATTAAAACCACAAATCTTACTGCCGACTACCCCTTCAAGGCTTTTTTGAGTGACCACAAGAAAGCTATACCCCTGTTCCTGGTGTCGGCTTCAGCGGAACTGACCGTAATCACTCCGGATACGGATTTGGAAAACAAGGCGGTAACCACCCTCGTTGCCCTGGTTTCCTGA